A single genomic interval of Hevea brasiliensis isolate MT/VB/25A 57/8 chromosome 4, ASM3005281v1, whole genome shotgun sequence harbors:
- the LOC110642414 gene encoding AP-1 complex subunit sigma-1 isoform X1, with protein sequence MLLSCRWFSIEYWYLDSNQQRIWSFPVSKIVAIVHSGSTNCKKKIHFVLLISRQGKVRLTKWYSPYSQKERTKVIRELSGVILSRGPKLCNFVEWRGYKVVYKRYASLYFCMCIDQDDNELEVLEIIHHYVEILDRYFGSVCELDLIFNFHKAYYILDELLIAGELQESSKKTVARLIAAQDSLVESAKEQASSISNIIAQATK encoded by the exons ATGCTGCTTAGCTGCAGGTGGTTTTCGATAGAGTACTGGTATCTTGATTCTAACCAACAGAGAATATG GAGCTTTCCAGTATCGAAAATTGTTGCTATAGTGCATTCTGGTTCAACAAATTGTAAGAAGAAG ATTCACTTTGTCCTTCTTATTAGTCGACAAGGGAAAGTGAGGTTGACTAAATGGTATTCGCCTTATTCACAAAAGGAAAGAACTAAG GTTATTCGTGAACTAAGTGGAGTGATTCTGAGTCGAGGGCCCAAGCTTTGTAATTTCGTTGAATGGAGAGGATATAAAGTTGTTTATAAAAG GTATGCTAGTCTTTATTTCTGCATGTGCATTGATCAGGATGACAATGAATTAGAGGTCCTTGAAATAATTCATCATTATGTTGAGATTTTGGACCGTTATTTTGGCAGT GTCTGTGAGTTGGACTTGATCTTCAACTTCCATAAG GCTTACTATATATTGGATGAGCTTTTGATTGCTGGTGAGCTTCAAGAGTCGAGCAAGAAAACAGTTGCCAGGCTAATAGCTGCACAG GATTCGCTGGTGGAGAGTGCAAAAGAGCAGGCCAGTTCCATAAGTAATATAATTGCCCAGGCCACCAAGTGA
- the LOC110642414 gene encoding AP-1 complex subunit sigma-2 isoform X2 produces the protein MIHFVLLISRQGKVRLTKWYSPYSQKERTKVIRELSGVILSRGPKLCNFVEWRGYKVVYKRYASLYFCMCIDQDDNELEVLEIIHHYVEILDRYFGSVCELDLIFNFHKAYYILDELLIAGELQESSKKTVARLIAAQDSLVESAKEQASSISNIIAQATK, from the exons ATG ATTCACTTTGTCCTTCTTATTAGTCGACAAGGGAAAGTGAGGTTGACTAAATGGTATTCGCCTTATTCACAAAAGGAAAGAACTAAG GTTATTCGTGAACTAAGTGGAGTGATTCTGAGTCGAGGGCCCAAGCTTTGTAATTTCGTTGAATGGAGAGGATATAAAGTTGTTTATAAAAG GTATGCTAGTCTTTATTTCTGCATGTGCATTGATCAGGATGACAATGAATTAGAGGTCCTTGAAATAATTCATCATTATGTTGAGATTTTGGACCGTTATTTTGGCAGT GTCTGTGAGTTGGACTTGATCTTCAACTTCCATAAG GCTTACTATATATTGGATGAGCTTTTGATTGCTGGTGAGCTTCAAGAGTCGAGCAAGAAAACAGTTGCCAGGCTAATAGCTGCACAG GATTCGCTGGTGGAGAGTGCAAAAGAGCAGGCCAGTTCCATAAGTAATATAATTGCCCAGGCCACCAAGTGA
- the LOC131179444 gene encoding uncharacterized protein LOC131179444 — protein sequence MVDSHQASTSFTFQAPIPDPTITISPTFPNNDLPISYHPAVSNAEFHPSIPIPSIYHVTNFPTKGMAYVAGGENKEKENENLSALEERLRAIEGLNMYGSVDVSSLRLVPDVVVPPKFKVPDFDKYTRNSDPRIHLATYIAKMSGLTKDDRLLVHFFHESLFGAFTMQYKFNCNVTPTPRDLQNLVQKEKESFKEYAQRWREKAAEELTGENLAKKTTSFRKKKEGDVHSITRQAQPPLPQNNFRPYPPIQGPIIANVLPPFPNYPHPRPQYPPQAAYQPKLPAQPIQLRPPAPQTNPRPPRNPDLPLPLPLSEIYRYLLVGHSTDNCGALRGRVQALIRNEWLKIEENGSLPNVTSNPLPNHGTAREGYLCPQGSGSGSNQHNSGCPYHGGAANHELHNCDEFRQEVQRMLSLRILRYQRRSGIKDEVNTARFGRDASTPNPRIVYSTPNTPTPLVPPITIILKCKGCIIAKVLIDNGSALNDLPNATLAKLSVDPSAVR from the exons ATGGTTGATtcccatcaagcttcaacctcttttacctttcaagCCCCTATTCCTGATCCGACAATCACTATCAGTCCAACATtcccaaataatgacttaccCATTTCTTATCATCCGGCTGTCTCAAACGCCGAATTTCACCCTTCCATACCAATCCCTTCAATTTACCATGTAACTAATTTCCCAACCAAAGGCATGGCTTATGTAGCAGGGGGTGAAAataaggaaaaagaaaatgagaatttgtctgctctagaggaaagactaaGAGCGATAGAAGGtctgaacatgtatggctcagttgatgtatCTTCACTGAGATTGGTACCGGATGTAGTGGTACCACCTAAGTTTAAAGTCCCAGACTTTGATAAATATACCAGAaattcagatccccgcatccattTGGCCACTTACATAGCCAAAATGTCCGGCCTCAcaaaagatgacagacttctagtCCATTTCTTTCATGAAAGCCTCTTTGGGGCATTTACGATG caatacaaattcaattgCAATGTTACCCCGACACCAAGAGACCTTCAAAATCTAGTGCAGAAGGAGAAGGAAAGCTTTAAGGAATATgcacagagatggagagagaaggcagCTGAG GAATTGACTGGAGAAAACCTCGCAAAGAAAACTACTAGTTTTAGGAaaaagaaggaaggtgatgtacactctatcaccagACAAGCTCAACCACCACTCCCTCAAAATAACTTTCGACCATACCCTCCAATTCAGGGTCCAATAATAGCAAATGTTCtgcccccttttccaaattatcctcaccctcgcccacaATATCCACCTCAGGCTGCTTACCAACCCAAATTGCCTGCTCAACCTATTCAGTTAAGACCACCTGCTCCTCAAACCAACCCAAGACCACCAAGGAATCCTGATCTACCTCTTCCCCTTCCGCTCAGTGAAATCTACCGATACCTATTgg TGGGTCATTCAACCGATAATTGTGGAGCTCTTCGGGGAAGAGTACAGGCCCTGATTAGAAACGAATGGTTAAAAATTGAGGAAAATGGCTCTCTTCCCAacgtcacttcaaacccattacctAATCATGGTACAG CAAGAGAGGGATATCTATGCCCTCAGGGATCCGGGTCGGGAAGTAATCAACATAATTCAGGATGCCCCTACCACGGAGGAGCGGCCAATCATGAGTTGCACAACTGTGATGAATTTAGGCAGGAAGTTCAGAGAATGCTATCACTCAGAATTTTGAGATATCAGCGGAGGTCGGGGATAAAGGATGAAGTGAACACAGCCAGGTTTGGCCGAGATGCCTCTACCCCCAATCCAAGAATAGTCTATTCTACTCCTAACACACCAACACCACTAGTACCACCAATAACGATCATCC tcaAGTGTAAGGGATGTATAATCGCTAAAGTTCTGATTGATAATGGATCTGCCCTCAATGACTTACCTAATGCCACTTTGGCAAAACTATCTGTTGATCCATCAGCTGTGCGCTAA